In Spodoptera frugiperda isolate SF20-4 chromosome 28, AGI-APGP_CSIRO_Sfru_2.0, whole genome shotgun sequence, one genomic interval encodes:
- the LOC118265608 gene encoding acylglycerol kinase, mitochondrial translates to MLLRKLNKLQKTIRYNWKKSVLGAVALYYGATVVKEKYEINLLMRAACEEAARYGDRMIAIDDNPMLVTVVLNPVANKRKAKQDFEKYCEPLLHLAGMQVDVIQTSSEGNAKELVETLKGTQAIVIAGGDGTLSECITGLLRRNDDANRFPVGILPLGRTNTIGNTLFSKGDGVFRVKQLIEASMAIIKGNTMWKDAMKIEPIEEEEDAVFGKPIFALCSLEWGAFRDVMSKKHKYWLYGSLREYASYVFNGYRQSLNWHCKGVIKYSPPCDGCSNCVMKRPQVKRKWAFFLPSTTLAEDNSPANLVNNKCDSTKEVCFQTSDFRIMTPNLQNTQTTPALSIGIGKYNYNYAEFVSEGWDRVRDKSIKNAILARSVMLFPKEHFGATTIDIDREEYEAKPIKITLLPKVVRLFCSDSNNYEK, encoded by the exons atgctGCTGCGTAAacttaataaattacaaaaaaccATCCGATATAATTGGAAAAAGTCCGTCTTGGGAGCCGTAGCACTTTACTATGGAGCTACGgtagtaaaagaaaaatatga AATTAATTTACTGATGCGAGCTGCTTGTGAGGAGGCGGCAAGGTATGGAGACAGAATGATTGCTATAGACGACAATCCGATGCTCGTTACCGTCGTTCTGAACCCTGTGGCTAACAAGCGGAAAGCCAAGCAGGACTTTGAGAAGTACTGCGAGCCACTCCTGCACTTGGCAGGGATGCAGGTGGATGTCATACAGACGTCCAGTGAGGGAAATGCGAAGGAGCTGGTCGAAACATTGAAAGGAACTCAGGCTATTGTGATTGCAGGAGGAGATGGAACCTTATCTGAATGTATTACAG gaCTTCTGCGCAGAAATGATGATGCGAACCGCTTCCCTGTTGGTATTCTTCCTCTTGGAAGAACAAACACCATTGGCAACACCCTTTTCTCAAAAGGGGATGGTGTTTTTCGAGTGAAGCAACTCATTGAAGCTTCCATGGCTATTATCAAGGGCAACACTATGTGGAAAGATGCCATGAAAATAGAACCAATTGAAGAAGAGGAAGATGCAGTATTCGGGAAGCCAATATTTGCATTGTGCTCGCTTGAGTGGGGAGCTTTCAGAGATGTTATGTCTAAGAAACACAAGTACTGGCTGTATGGCTCACTAAGGGAATATGCTTCATATGTTTTCAATGGATACAGACAGTCTCTCAACTGGCATTGCAAAGGAGTGATAAAATATAGCCCGCCCTGTGATGGATGCAGCAACTGTGTCATGAAGCGACCCCAAGTCAAAAGGAAATGGGCTTTCTTCCTGCCCTCCACCACTTTAGCTGAAGACAACAGCCCTGCGAATTTAGTCAATAACAAATGTGACTCAACTAAAGAGGTTTGCTTCCAGACAAGTGATTTCAGGATTATGACTCCGAACTTACAGAATACACAAACGACACCAGCACTCAGCATAGGTATTGGGAAATATAACTACAACTATGCGGAGTTTGTGTCCGAGGGCTGGGATAGAGTTCGGGACAAGAGTATAAAGAATGCTATCCTAGCTCGAAGCGTGATGCTGTTTCCCAAAGAACACTTTGGCGCTACAACTATTGACATTGACAGAGAAGAGTATGAGGCCAAGCCTATAAAGATCACACTGTTACCGAAAGTTGTAAGATTATTCTGTAGTGATAGTAATAACTatgagaaataa
- the LOC118265605 gene encoding uncharacterized protein LOC118265605, giving the protein MDNQGEFLHFLDILDLDEEVIDTHLKRLMEITHHSNKHLRNIIQLLKYKLLVNVQEGIECENSEEFDFIVKLLKDLTSDNVGYVCEIINMVLCLKPSDVASKAEHLLQQILSNIDFQLEAPSTSLPSDINMDKLLCLKVADSILNATIQFGEKVSLLFLETPLEKVLDSSDEVLKVYFLTDMVPALLYGVVGYDILDRIWDHIQSFKGDKKENALKVLSCLSDYYLPTPDAKGDSQFVSEIVHQYNFWEIVLFGMMSDNPSTRKISVYLTKKAIDSIIATKKDVKVIYLNETIFQWNNGNTKALKTMWHNFFILIDSLEEKQGNIVLPSLKLFESIHVGDWWLNSAFNMGLKHENTQVRLKCMEYKLKTKIRNETEAQILLEAINDINLFDNSAIYQGLKAQILELMADPQSFIEIFKSITQVKWSPIPLYHFTDVLTNLRTDVSLVANDKELSKTVADILKIPCNNVVLRRAVQINIIYFIKNCLSHLNWRDIINIYPNINLKVPFQENPFIEIVKQVPITNEDRVNNLKIMSESHTNVDLILLYLLAHEEDTRIVIEIIEDKMKKIEEGLNRQYADKKDYLNDVLFLMDLSSKTKDSSLRHNINEVITKQNKTLLLYLLSLFSNDVILRMEDISKLCKYHEFIFNEKELGDTLLQLYKTAVLFLKSNPDIDKAVISLFIIKMLHSSPVMLTNYMHEMLNVNSFIQIVATIEFKDAQNESVGRSKNVFYEKTCAIICFMIKEEKDVDCCLDEVITYIENVLERGGYGCLKWILKTVNKIINKLTNDNTNFNLIQFVNRVWTEIEELKSNSQYSPCIEEFVKLITQDCILKNAMYNNSVVTTYCNKIIEYGPIKTNPLFYLIRKLNGKDMKEYGHLIYVLCEILLYCPVPRKDQRISDNVTLEVLQDPRYRVNKESIDVHFNYEIQYLAIASLCNINDAETLSMITNLTTIRIDSLFKNKQRYHGNSQLHRVLQTTLQHMLLLVLKNGDSKSFWSESNWCLDMFVKLPHQPSVRICFEWFISLYFYVEKIVIGEEMLQIMKSRHIPLISQFFILYWVLKHKISNNTYTELEYNFVLEFLLSHTMGQLFNVRLNAQYLATVLYKLANKTTKYEYTINIIERTFSECNTDKNYIKLQNDYFTNDFDIVGNLTPYFIYYLLPKLCEVDSNEKIDMQFVNHIIKDIDEKVAKDGTGDFINEWKCCRKADDQFAVIQPSKGLDERNSEDVEAMGTIQKKYIPWRNMSDVNVYDAGKKRESPSQLIVVASLIDKLPNLGGMARTSEVFGVQTYVVDSLRHLQDRQFQGLSVSAERWINVEEVRPGRPLKEYLLKKKEEGYAVVAAEQTSSSTKLQTFKFPKKTLLLLGHEKEGVPCDLLPLMDHCVEIPQQGYVRSLNVHVTAAIFVWEYARQNVL; this is encoded by the exons ATGGATAATCAAGGAGAATTTCTGCATTTCCTAGATATACTAGATTTGGATGAGGAAGTTATCGATACCCATTTGAAAAGACTTATGGAAATAACTCACCATTCCAATAAACATCTacgtaatattattcaattactgAAGTACAAACTGCTTGTTAACGTCCAAGAAGGTATAGAATGTGAGAATAGCGAAGAGTTTGATTTCATAGTTAAATTACTGAAGGATCTAACGAGTGACAATGTCGGTTATGTTTGTGAAATTATCAACATGGTACTGTGCTTGAAACCAAGTGATGTGGCTAGCAAAGCTGAACACTTGCTGCAGCAAATATTGTCCAACATTGACTTCCAACTGGAAGCACCATCTACCTCCTTGCCTAGTGATATAAACATGGACaaattactttgtttaaaaGTCGCTGATAGTATCCTGAATGCGACCATTCAGTTTGGAGAAAAAGTGTCCTTACTGTTCTTAGAGACACCTTTAGAAAAGGTCCTAGATTCATCAGATGAAGTACTGAAAGTATACTTTTTAACAGATATGGTACCAGCACTACTTTATGGGGTAGTAGGCTATGATATACTAGACAGGATATGGGACCACATACAGTCATTCAAAGGGGATAAAAAGGAGAATGCATTAAAGGTACTCAGCTGCCTCTCTGATTACTACCTACCCACCCCTGATGCAAAAGGAGATAGCCAATTTGTATCTGAAATTGTCCACCAGTATAACTTTTGGGAGATTGTATTATTTGGCATGATGTCTGACAATCCATCCACTAGGAAAATATCTGTGTACCTCACTAAAAAGGCAATAGACTCTATTATAGCCACCAAAAAGGATGTCaaagttatatatttaaatgaaacaatattcCAATGGAATAATGGCAATACTAAAGCTCTGAAAACAATGTGGCATAATTTCTTTATCTTAATAGACAGTTTAGAAGAAAAGCAGGGAAACATAGTGTTACCATcactaaaattatttgaatcTATACATGTTGGTGATTGGTGGTTGAACTCAGCTTTTAACATGGGTCTTAAACATGAGAATACTCAAGTCAGATTAAAATGCATGGAGTATAAGCTTAAGACTAAAATTAGAAATGAAACAGAAGCTCAAATATTGCTGGAAGCcattaatgatattaatttatttgataacagTGCAATATATCAAGGCCTAAAGGCTCAGATACTGGAATTAATGGCTGATCCACAAtcatttatagaaatatttaaatctataaCTCAAGTTAAATGGTCTCCTATACCATTGTACCACTTCACTGATGTTTTAACCAATTTAAGAACTGATGTTTCATTAGTAGCAAATGATAAAGAATTGTCCAAAACTGTAGCAGATATTTTGAAGATACCttgtaataatgttgttttacgaAGAGCAGTACAGATCAAcattatatatttcataaaaaattgcCTAAGTCACTTAAATTGGAgagatattataaatatttacccTAATATTAATCTAAAAGTTCCCTTTCAAGAAAACCcatttattgaaattgtaaaacaaGTCCCAATAACAAATGAAGATagagtaaataatttaaaaataatgtcagaGAGTCACACAAATGTAGACCTTATTTTGCTGTACTTGTTGGCTCATGAAGAGGATACAAGAATCGTTATTGAAATAATCGAAgataaaatgaagaaaatagAAGAAGGCCTTAACAGGCAATATGCAGATAAGAAAGACTATCTCAATGATGTTTTATTCTTAATGGATTTGTCAAGCAAAACTAAAGATTCTTCCCTAAGACACAATATTAATGAAGTGATCACAAAGCAAAATAAGACTTTATTGCTCTATCTACTAAGTCTGTTTTCTAATGACGTGATATTAAGAATGGAGGATATAtcgaaattatgtaaatatcatgaatttatttttaatgaaaaagagCTGGGAGATACATTATTGCAGCTCTATAAAACTGCTGTTTTATTTCTGAAGTCTAACCCAGATATAGATAAAGCAgtcattagtttatttattataaaaatgctaCACAGTAGTCCTGTAATGCTAACCAATTATATGCATGAAATGCTTaatgtaaatagttttattcaAATAGTTGCAACAATAGAATTCAAAGATGCCCAAAATGAAAGTGTGGGTAGATCGAAAAATGTGTTCTATGAAAAGACTTGTGCAATAATATGCTTTATGATCAAAGAAGAGAAAGATGTTGATTGTTGCTTAGATGAGGTGATTACTTACATCGAAAATGTTCTGGAACGTGGAGGGTATGGGTGTCTAAAATGGATCCTGAAGACAGTCAACAAAATCATTAACAAACTTACTAACGATAACACCAACTTCAACTTAATTCAGTTTGTTAATAGAGTGTGGACTGAAATTGAGGAGCTGAAGTCCAACAGCCAATATTCACCATGCATTGAAGAGTTTGTTAAATTGATAACTCAAGATTGTATTCTAAAAAATGCAATGTACAACAATTCGGTTGTAACTACATACTGCAATAAGATCATAGAATATGGTCCTATAAAAACGAATCCACTCTTCTACTTGATTAGGAAATTAAATGGGAAAGATATGAAGGAGTATGGGcatttgatttatgttttatgtgaGATATTGCTCTACTGTCCCGTACCTAGGAAAGATCAGAG GATTTCAGATAATGTAACACTAGAAGTTCTACAAGATCCGAGATATCGCGTAAATAAAGAAAG TATTGATGTCCACTTCAACTACGAAATCCAGTATCTTGCAATAGCATCATTATGCAACATCAATGACGCAGAAACTCTCAGCATGATCACCAATCTCACGACCATTCGCATCGACAGCCTATTCAAGAATAAACAGCGTTACCATGGCAACTCGCAATTGCACAGAGTTTTGCAAACTACCCTACAACATATGTTGTTGCTAGTGTTGAAGAATGGGGATTCAAAGAGTTTTTGGAGTGAGAGTAATTGGTGTTTGGATATGTTTGTGAAGCTCCCACATCAACCCAGTGTCAGGATTTGCTTCGAATGGTTCATTTCGCTGTATTTTTATGTTGAG AAAATCGTCATTGGCGAAGAAATGCTACAGATTATGAAATCTAGACACATACCACTAATTTCTCAGTTCTTCATACTATATTGGGTGCTAAAGCATAAAATATCGAACAACACATACACAGAACTTgagtacaattttgttttggaGTTCCTCCTCTCCCATACAATGGGTCAACTATTCAACGTTAGATTGAACGCACAATATTTGGCAACCGTCCTATACAAACTGGCGAACAAAACGACTAAATACGAATACACTATAAACATTATAGAAAGAACCTTTTCAGAATGTAATACCGACAAGAACTACATAAAACttcaaaatgattattttactaATGACTTTGATATTGTTGGCAACCTTACACCgtatttcatatattatttattgccaAAATTGTGTGAAGTAGACAGTAATGAGAAGATCGATATGCAGTTTGTTAATCATATAATCAAGGATATTGATGAAAAGGTGGCTAAAGATGGTACTGGAGACTTCATAAATGAGTGGAAATGTTGTCGGAAGGCCGATGATCAGTTTGCAGTGATCCAACCGAGTAAAGGTCTTGATGAGAGGAATTCTGAAGATGTCGAAGCCATGGGGACTATTCAGAAGAAGTATATTCCTTGGAGAAATATGAGCGATGTTAATGTTTATGATGCGGGGAAGAAG AGGGAAAGTCCAAGCCAATTAATAGTGGTGGCATCATTGATAGATAAGCTACCCAACTTGGGTGGAATGGCGCGCACCAGCGAAGTGTTTGGCGTTCAAACGTATGTCGTGGACAGTTTGAGGCACCTTCAGGACAGGCAGTTCCAGGGACTCAG TGTATCAGCAGAAAGATGGATCAACGTAGAAGAGGTTCGTCCTGGCCGTCCTCTCAAGGAGTACCTTCTGAAGAAGAAAGAGGAGGGATACGCCGTGGTGGCTGCGGAACAGACCTCCAGCAGCACCAAGCTGCAGACTTTCAAGTTTCCTAAGAAGACTTTATTGTTGCTTGG CCACGAGAAAGAGGGCGTGCCATGCGACTTGCTGCCCCTAATGGACCACTGCGTGGAAATCCCTCAACAAGGCTACGTCAGATCGCTAAATGTACACGTTACGGCCGCCATATTCGTTTGGGAGTACGCTAGACAGaatgttttgtaa